The nucleotide window TGCATGTTAGAAATTCATGTAAATGGTAATAGTGCTCCAATTtggtttgtaaaaaaaaaaaaaaggggggggattTATACAGTAGTAAAACACTGAGTTCTTGCAACGAGCAGAACAAAAAAGAATCAATTTTAAATGATTCTTTAAATGATTCTTTAAACAACAATACACAGTTCAACAGGTTCTATACAGTACATACCCCTTACATGATTATTGCTAGTTAAGtgtgtaagggtagtatctcactgggctgcgacagcttgcgacaaattgtgaaggtaattcgcgagagagtttcaaaagtgtcttgaaacattcgcggggcttctcaatttcctcgcatgagttgcaaagtgtcgctccttcgttgctgaaattttgaacatgttcaaaaaatgagtgcgacaaaatttctctcaaaatagccgcaaatgagtcactggtgtcacaaagccgtaacgaacccttctcaagtcagtttctgtgagacaggaagtgcaagttgagacaggaagtgcgagccagtatctcactgggctgtgacagcctgcgactagttggagatacaacaattgcgataaaatacacgaatatcaattcagtgtgattccaagtgaaaattgtcgctaattcgcatattttatcgcaattgttgtgtctccaactagtcgtgggctgtcgcagcccagtgagatactggcttaactgtGGTTCTATCAACAATCTTCAAGTCACATACAGACAGTATGACAGCTGGgatatgtgaagaaaagaatttcactgtgctctagtGTATATCTGACAAATAAACTATTTTGTCATTCTCAGCAGATGATGTATCTGTTGTTTTACAAATAAATaagatgtttttttaatttagcctttttttaggttgtatttatttgtttgtttgttattaggtttttaaatctGAGAAATCAGCTGCATTTTGCAACTACAACAGTTATAccctgcatcatcatcatcatcatcatcatcatcattatctgctcttgttaggggtcgccacaatgGCTCATCATGATTCACATATTTGGTTTGGCatagtttttacaccggatgtgcttcctgacacaaccctccccaatctatctgggcttgggaccagtgctgagtatacactggcttgtacaaccccagtgacggggtattttacctaatctgcatgtctttgaactgtggaagaGAACTGTgggggagcacccgaaggaaacccacagacacagggagaacatgcaaactagaaAGGGTTTGAACCCAGAGGAACCCTTtctaccacgggcgattgctctaagacaacgagggaggctcagcttcctctaaaaatgacgaacatcatgtaggatgaattgcgctaggcttatgttatagttgaccttataacattgctacttcagatccagaatcatagaaatatatgtgctcaacccaactacagtgcgaaatcattccattataactttccccagttcgcctaatgtgtgcgtgagtttttccccctcgtgacagcgcgatgcagcccagcctcagtggacttcaatggcatttgggagctatgcgctttcaatatcaaaatgcaagacaattattggacaaatactgcgaaaacacccgctcACCGGACTCCCtccgcctcagtggacttcaatggcatttgggagctatgcgcttttcaatatcaaaatgcaagacaattattggacaaatactgcgaaaacgctcgcccaccggactcccagcctcacagtgggagggacatggcagtttccgcgaggagactggtgattggtgaaagcggccggatattttctttgattgacagctcgtttcaaatatagacaggcagcggtgaatttcagttcagtcccatgcggattcgcaagtggcgtggtgtattgtaagagatcagcttacatttcgatttcattcattacatacggtttctaccagcatttttagtttgtatatattttcattgtaaataaagtgtaaatatagtgttgtcaagtttgctatcttagttccagaaattttgtttatttgagtgactgaacttgaacttgagggggctagtcagctagcaagaaagctgcgcacggatgccaagcattgttgatttaattttggcgaagccatttgccagtcttcctttcgaggaaaaaattaaaatttaagagcagggtagaccaacgcctcaaactgacttggtgaaaaaggtagggaataatactcgttcctttgagctctcctggtacgagaaagtgaattggctaacagcaagtgacccacatcaacaacagtaaataggctactttagtaatatgtcatggatggaccaaaaatatagaatctatttaaaatgtttatgctgagcatattatattggaatatatatttttttctggatatgaattaaacacagctacaatttggaaaacatttttaaacaaaaacacagccgagaacatttcacactacagacctggattaaaagtgaagggttatcaaaattgtcaataaaacatttctcagtcaaaataagtaaaatatagggaaagtgtcattgaatgaaatgtgtggcacccagctctatgtttggctccccaaggtcagtatttgtgcctattccagaacactctgctgttactgctgaggttcctgacaaagagctgctttcaataatgatcaatttttaaacaacatgccacaattttaaaatataaaatgttaaaatataccccccccccaacaccaccatcatgtatattggacagtaggctaatgggccaaaagaacctgttatttcacagtttgtgaccctgccaacaatcagccagatcagaggcaagagtatgggcaaaattgatgtgttttttcttttttctttcaaaatctggaaatatcgtaaccgaccaacctcccctgtttgaaagactaccagccgccactgctttccACATAGAAagggttcaaacccagagcctttttGTTGTTGTAATAatctctttctcatctcattatctttactggtagctgctttatcctgttctacagggtcgcaggcaagctggagcctatcccagctgactacgggcggaaggcggggtacaccctggacaagtcaccaagtcatcacagggctgacacatagacacagacaaccattcacactcattcacacctacggtcaatttagagtcaccagttaacctaacctgcatgtctttggactgtgggggaaaccagagcacccggaggaaacccacgcggacacagggagaacatgcaaactccgcacagaaaggccctcgctggccacagggctcgaacccagaccttcttgctgtgaggcaacagtgctaaccactacaccactgtgccgcccgaggtaaatacagtgctcagcgtaaatgagtacaccccctttgaaaagtaacattttaaacaatatctcaatgaacataaacaatttccaaaatgttgacaagacaaagtttaatataacatctgtttaacttataacgtgaaagtaaggttaataatataaacttagattacacattttttcagttttactcaagttagggtggtgcaaaaactactacatctagtactttgtatggcatctagtactttgtatggccatccagcatccagtcactaaaagaggtcgttgttgaagaatggaaaaagattgatgttgcaaaatgtcgccaacttgttcattccatgcctagaagacttggtgctgtcattaaaaatcatggaggccatacaaagtactagatgtagtagtttttgttgtggggtgtactcatttttgcaccaccctaatttgagtaaaactgaaaaaagttTATATTATTcacataagttaaacagatgttatattaaactttgtcttgtcaacattttggaaattgtgttcattgagatattgtttaaaatgttacttttcaaagggggtgtactcatttacgctgagcactgtatataaacACTAAAAAAAGTACTGTCTTCATGCAGTGCAATGTAGTCACATTTTATTTCCTAAACTAGGAAAACTTGACCAGTTTGGAGActgattgtgttttgttttgttttccacctGCCTGAGTCAGagttgtatggaatcaattttgtgccaaaatgttcatacaatacttttgaaatatcaaacaaaaacaacaaatcaaaataaagtctttttttttagactggcaaacaagtaatcgtgcaaaatatcagtctattactcttcagaaaccttttatttttgttccgcgtctttctcagttttgtttgacgtaatttattttggttgcaattccagctttctcgtttgcactccctgactttttgcttgcagttttggcacaaacttcacgtgtgggtgggctgtccaggaatgcattcccattgggtaacttgtgtttgactgacagctacgctcagcgattcccccggaggctgttgcggccatttcctactcggattttggcagactgtttgacgagtgaccgatccattgacagtaaacaaggattgagtggacttcagtggcgactatgatattgaattaattcaacaaagtgtaagtacgggacaaatgtgttgtatgtgttgcagtagtacacattatgcaggcgtgtttaacgttagcaagacagctattatattgggtagtggagctaaggctaacatttgacttgccacgaaacacctgcataatgtgtactactgcaacacatacaacacatttgtcccaaacttacactttgttgaattaattcaataccatagtcgccactgaagtccactcgatccttgtttaccgtcaatggatcggtcactcgagcGTAgcggtcagtcaaacacaagttagccaatgggaatgcattcctggacagcccacccacacgtgaagtttgtgccaaaactgcaagcaaaaagtcagggagcgcaaacgagaaagctggaatcgcaaccaaaataaattacgtcaaacaaaactgagaaagacgcggaacaaaaataaaaggtttctgaagagtaatagactgatattttgcacaattacacgaataatttgtttgccagtctaaaaaaattgactttttttttgtattttgatttgtcgtttttgtttgatatttcaaaagtattgtatgaacattctggcacaaaattgattccatgagCTGGAGGAGGAGTTAGAGGAAAGGGGAGGGATTAAAATTTGATTGTGGGAAAACCAAACCAAATAGTCTCAACAATCTGACAACCCACTCCATCATttccgtgagagagagagcgagtgagggaGCATCACCGCTAGGATCACTGTGTGCGTGTTTAAAGTGATCATGGATAAAACATGTCAGCTGACTGTTTAACGGATTCACAGAGTTTTTACTGGCACTGTTTCGGTTTTCTGAACTTTCTGGTTTTAACTTCTCTTGTGGAATAGTGTCTAATCTGAACATAATCTCCACCCCATGGTGTCTTTAGGAGCTCCAAGTGTTCCCGGTTACATGGAGACGACCTGTCGGATTTTCACGCTTTGAACAgcctgcaaacaaacaaacaaagaaacaaacaaagagtTACTGGACGTTATGAACGAAACCAAAAACGATTGTCACGACACACAGACGGTGGGCATTAACGCAAGCCCGGTGATCAGCGCGCTCATGTTCGCGGCGGGTGTTCTGGGCAACGCAGCCGCGCTCGTGCTCCTCGAGGTGCGGCGACGGAAAGAGCGTAGCCGCAAGCAGCACGAGCACCACCGGCGCACCTTGTTCCACGTGCTCGTGTCCGCGCTCGTGGTCACCGATTTGGCGGGCACGTGCTTGATCAGCCCTCTCGTGCAAGCCGCGCACGCGCTCAACACCTCGCTGATCGCCATGAGCGCGAGCGAAAACACGAGCGCGTGCCACTACTTCGGCTTCGCCATGACCTTCTTCAGCCTGGCCACGCTCTCGCTGCTGCTCGCCATGGCGCTCGAGCGCTACCTCTCCATCGGATACCCGTACCTGTACGGGCGGCGCGTGAGCACGCGCTGCGGTTACGTCGCCATCCCGTGCGTGTACGCACTGTGCGCGCTCTTCTGCTGCATGCCCTTCTTTGGCTTCGGCAGGTACGTGCAGTACTGCCCCAGCACCTGGTGCTTCATCGACATGAGCCCTGCAGACAGAGCGAACCAGGTGTTCGCCAACGTCTACGCCACCGTCATGCTGCTCATGGTACTCGCGATAACCGCGTGCAACTGCTTCGTCGGATATCAcctggtgctgatgtaccgcaggCGCGCGGCGAGCCGGGGAACCTCGAGCACGCGCAGCTGGAAGGAGCGCAGACCTTTTTCTCTCTCACAGGAAGTGGAGTATCTCATCCTATTAGTCATCATGACGGTTATATTTGTCATATGCAGCCTTCCCTTAATGGTAAGTGTCAGTCATAGGCTATACAAAACGAACCCAGAAACCTATTCTGTATTTCCTACAAGTGCATCATGGGTAC belongs to Neoarius graeffei isolate fNeoGra1 chromosome 11, fNeoGra1.pri, whole genome shotgun sequence and includes:
- the ptger2a gene encoding prostaglandin E receptor 2a (subtype EP2) produces the protein MNETKNDCHDTQTVGINASPVISALMFAAGVLGNAAALVLLEVRRRKERSRKQHEHHRRTLFHVLVSALVVTDLAGTCLISPLVQAAHALNTSLIAMSASENTSACHYFGFAMTFFSLATLSLLLAMALERYLSIGYPYLYGRRVSTRCGYVAIPCVYALCALFCCMPFFGFGRYVQYCPSTWCFIDMSPADRANQVFANVYATVMLLMVLAITACNCFVGYHLVLMYRRRAASRGTSSTRSWKERRPFSLSQEVEYLILLVIMTVIFVICSLPLMIRVYINTIQNHSESKTDLIALRFISINSIIDPWVFIILSPSRVRFLLGALCKAGNRNSIYRTSLAKNSEGTLDQCQNITVHPEITRLSKSAQMI